In Myxococcus xanthus, the genomic window GGCCACGCTGGCCAGGATGATGGGGGAGAAGACGCGCAGCTCGAACTCGCGAAGGATGATTTCCATCGCGAACACGGCGCCGGCGATGGGGGCGTTGAAGGACGCGGAGATGCCCGCGCCCGCGCCGCACGCCAGGAGGATGGACAGCTCCTTGCGGCTGAAGCCCAGCACCCGGCCCACGGTGGAAGCGAACGCCGCGCCGCCGTAGACGATGGGCCCCTCGCGGCCCGCCGAGCCGCCGCTGCCAATGGTGATGGCGGACGCCACGAGCTTCAGCAGGCCCCGGTCCGCCGGCAGGGCGTTGGCGCCACTCTTCACCGCCCGCACCACCTCGGGGACGCCGTGGCCATGCGTCTCGGGCTTGTCCCGCAGCAGCCGGCCCACCACCACGCCGCCCAGCGTGGGCGCCAGCAGCATCAGCCACCAGGGCAGGTGGGGCAGTGCCTCGGGCAGGTTGTGGCTGTGTCCGAACACGCTGTTGAGCGCGGACAGCGCCACCAGCGGGTAGTAGAGCGACAGTCCGCCCAGCGCCAGCAGGGCCAGCAGGCGCAGCCGGCGCTTCACCTCGTCACGGGGCCCGCCAGGTTCGATGATGCGCGCCAGCAGCAGCGCGCCGGATGCCAGGGGCACGCCGATGAAGGCGTACTCCGGATGCCAGCGGGCCGCGGCGAACGCCTCCATGAGCGACTGGAACTGGTCCTGGCGAAGCGTGTGCTTCAGCGACGCCGCCCCGAAGGTGAGCCCGCTCACCAACCCGATGAGGTTGGAGAAGATGCCGGCCGCCAGCCCGCTGTACAGGCCGACCACCGCGCCCGCTACCGGTAGGACAGAGGGGCCGGGAAGCCGCAGGCGGTTGGACGCTCTCAGCGCGGCGTGGACGAAGCGGCCCATCGCCGCGCGCAGTTGAGCCCAGATGGCGCGCTGGGCCGTCGCGCTTGATGCGGGTACATCCCCTGCACTCATTGCAGGTCCCACTAACAGTGGGTCAGGCGCCACTCAAGGTTCGTGACGCGGACGTGTGCAGGGCGGCCAGCCGTCGGGTCGCGCCCATGACAGGCGCGTCACGATTTCGCTTCAGCTTCGAACGGCTATCGCCGCTTGAGCATGGCGGAGGGTGGCGGCGCGGAGGTGGGCAGGTGGTCCGCGGCGGTCGTCAGGGCCTCTCGCACCTTGTCGCCCGCGGCCTTCGCCGCATCACTGGCGGCCCGGGCCGCATCCCCCGCGGCCTTCGTGGCCACGAACTGGGCCCGCGCGCCCGAAGCACCCCAGAAGCGGGTAGGGGCCGCCAGCGCCGCGCGCTCTTCGTCGGTGTACTTCTGGAACGCGAACTTCGTGGCCTCGGAGGGAAGCCGCAGCCCCTCCACCACCTTGAACCAGGAGAGCACCTTCAGCGAGTAGTAGCTGAGGTCCACCTCCCACCAGAACCAGCCCTGGTTGGCGGTGTTCTGATGGAAGTGGTGGTTGTTGTGCCACCCCTCGCCCAGGGTGAGGAGCGCCAGCAGCCAGTTGTTCCGGCTGGTGTCCGTCGTCTTGTAGCGGCGCTTGCCGAAGATGTGGCTGAGCGAGTTGATGGTGAAGGTGCCGTGCCACAGCAGGGTGGTGCTGACGAAGAAGCCCCACACCAGCATGGAGAAGCCTCCGATGAAGTAGAGCGCCACGGCCAGCAGGACGGACGGCACCAGGTGGAAGCGGTTGAGCCACACCAGCTCCGGGAAGCGGGCGAAGTCCTTGATGCCCTCCATGCGGGTGTCGTTGTACTTGTCGGAGAGAATCCACCCCGCGTGGCTCCACCAGAAGCCCTTCTGCAGGGGCGAGTGGATGTCCTCCGCCTGGTCCGAATAGCGGTGGTGGTGGCGGTGGTGCGCCGCCCACCACAGCACGCCCTTCTGCGCGGACATGCTGCCCACGAAGGCGAGGATGAACTGGAAGACGCGTCCCGTCTTGAAGGCCCGGTGGGAGAAGTACCGGTGGAAGCCCGCGGTGATGCCCCACATGCGCACGACGTAGAGGCCGACGCACACGGCCACGTCCACCGGCTTCGCGCCGACGGCGAAGACGAACAGGCACATCAGGTGGACTGCGAAGAAGGGGATGGAGGAGAGCCAGTTGAGGCGCTCATCCGCCGCGGGCAGGGCTGGAGACGGTGTCTGCAAGGGAGCCTCGTGCGCTGGGTGGGCCGAGCTGGAACGTGCTCAGCCTCACCCCGCATCAACACCCCCGCCTGTCATCCCTCTGTCAGGAGGCGGCGGATTGCCGCAGCTCCGTCAGCCACTCCTCGAATGCGGGGTACCCATGGAGCGGAGCCAGGTCCTCGTCCGAGGCGGCATAGGCCCCATCGGCGAAGCCCAGCTCCGTGGCGCGTCGCAGCAGCCGCATCGCGTCAGGCACGTTGCGCGCGCGGGCATGGGCGCAGGCCGCGTCATAGGCCAGCGTGGCGCTGGGCGCGTGTTGCAGCGCCGCCTCGCCCACGGCCGCGGCTTCCGAGTACGCGCCCCGGATGAAGAGCACCCGCTCCGCGCAGGAGAACGCCGCCTCCGGGTCCAGGCCCGGGAGCTTCAGGGCCTCCGACTCGCGGCCCATGCGGATGAGCGTGCCGGCGTACTCGTGCATCACGGTCCGGTCCGACGAGGACTGCCAGGCCTGCTTCCACCACTCCACCGCGCGGGCGTCATCGCCCACCAGGGAGAAGGACGCCGCCACCGCGTGCGGCTCCACGGGCAGGCCCTGCACCTGCGAGAAGTGGTCCAGCGCCTGGCGGCCCTGGCCCTCCTTCAAGGCGAGCCAGCCCATCAGGTGGTGGGCATGGCTGGCCACCCGCGGCGTCAGGCCCTCGTTGGCCTCCAGCACGGACGCGCCCAGCCGCCGCGCCTCGTCCATGCGGCCCGCGTCGAGCGCGGCCCGGGCCTCGCGCAGCTTCTCCGCCAGCGGCCCTTCCAGTGGGACGCTCTGCGCCTGTCCGTTGCGCAGCGCCTCCGCCACCACGCGGAAGGACTGCATGCCGTACATGGCGAAGATGAGGGTGAGCAGGAGCCAACCCGACCGCAGGCCGTACACTACGGCCCCCACGCACACTAGCAGCGCCAGCCCCTGCGCCAGCACGAAGCCGCGCCGCGGGCCGAACACCCGCGTGGCCAGGGTGGTGGTGATGCGTCCCCCATCCAGCGGGAGCACGGGCAGCATGTTCAGGAACGCCCAGAAGAAGTTGGCGATCATGAAGGTGAGCAGGAAGAAGTCGAGCGCGGGCGAGCGGCCCTCGAGCAGGAGGTAGCCCACCCCGCTCGTCACCCCCAGCATCAGCCCGAAGAAGGGGCCGGCCGCGGTGATGAGCAAGTCCCGCTTCCACGGAAGGGGGCCTGGCGCATCGGTGGGGAGCGTGTGGCCACCCATCCAGACGAGCGCGATGCTTGGCCGGTAGCCGAACAGGCGGCTGGCCAGCGCATGCCCCATCTCATGGATGAGCACGGACACGAAGACGATGAGCATCCACGACAGGATGTAGACCACCATCGCGCTGGCGTGGCCCAGGGGGGGGGCTCCATCCACCTGGCGGAACGGCCAGCCGTTCTGGGCCGCGGGGACGGAGCTCCAGGCCAGCATGCCGGACACCAGCAGGTGGCTGGGGTGGACTTCGACGGGAATGCTCCCGAGGCGAAAGCGGAACATGGGGACGGACCTTAACCGTTAGGACCTCCGAGCGCAGGCACTTGCTCACCGTCTCCGCCATGTCCCGGGCAAATCCGCTAGGTTCCCCGCCCTTCATGCCGCAGCTTGGTCCTTACACCCTGCCGAATCCGTACATCCTGGCCCCCATGGCCGGGGTGAGCGAGATGCCCTTCCGTGTGCTCGCCTTCCGTCTGGGCGCGGCGCTCTGTCCCACCGAGCTCGTCAGCTCGCAGGGGCTGATGCGCGCCAACCAGCGGACGTTGAAGTACCTGCGCTACGACGCCGAGGTGGAGCGGCCCTACTCGCTCCAAATCTACGGCGGTGAGCCGGAGGCCATGGCCCGGGCCGCGGTGGTGGGGCGCGAGGCGGGCGCGCAAATCATCGACATCAACATGGGCTGCCCGGTGAAGAAGGTGGTGAAGAACGGGGCGGGCAGCGGCCTGCTCTGTGACGTGCCCCGCGCGGCGGACATCGTCCGGCGCATCCGTGAGGCCACCGGCCTGCCCGTCACCTGCAAGATTCGCTCGGGCTGGGACGCCCGCAGCCTGAACTATCTTCAGGTGGCTGGCGCGCTCCAGGAGGCGGGCTGCGCGGGGCTGGCCATCCACCCCCGCACGCGCGAGCAGGGCTATTCAGGGCAGGCGGACTGGAGCGTCATCGCCGACCTCAAGCGCCACTTCCCGGAGCTGCCCATCATCGGCAACGGGGACGTGAAGACGCCCGCGGACGCGGCGCGCATGCTGGAGACCACCGGCTGTGACTTCGTGATGATTGGCCGCGCCGCGCTGGGCAACCCGTGGATCTTCCGCGAGCTGCTCGGAGGCCCGCCCGCCACGCCGCGCGAGCGCTGCGAGCTGGTGCTGGAGCACTTCCGGGCGCACCTGGACTTCATGGGGGACCCGCTGGGCGCCGTGCGCTCCTTCCGCAAGCAGTTGGCGTGGTACGCCCACGGCTTGTACGGCGCCGCGGCCTTCCGTGCGGAGGTGAACGGCCTGGACCTGCCGTCAGCGGTGGAGGACTGCGTGCGCCGCTTCTTCGCCGCGGCCCATGTGGACCTCGCGGGCCCCGGTGAGGAGCAGGACGTGGACTACCGGGCGGCCCTGGGCTGAGGGCACGGCGCTTCTCTATCTATATATAAGGAGGGAGCCCGTGCCCTTCGTGGGCGGCGCGCCGCTCAAGCGCCCGAGGGGCGGACGGCGTCTGGCGCTACCAGCTTCCGTCCGGTGGCCACGGCGCGGAAGTAGTCACACGCGGGCGTGGGGCTGCGGCGGAGCGTGTCGAAGTTGACGTGGTAGAGGCCGAAGCGCGGGCCCCAGCCCTCCAGCCACTCGAAGTTGTCGAGCAGGCTCCAATAGAGGTAGCCGCGCACGTCCACGCCCTGCGCGCGCGCGGCCAGCACCTGGGCCAGGTGGGAATGGAGGTAGTGGGGCCGGCGGACGCCGACGCGGTCATCGATGCCGTTCTCCGTAATCCACACCGGCTTCCCGTAGCGCTTCACGTCGCGCAGCGTCTGGAGGAAGCCCTCCGGCCAGTCCTCCCACCCGATGTCGGTGAGGCCCCGGCCGTGGATGTCCCGGTACTTGAACTCGATGAAGGGCGGGCGCGGCACGAAGCGCAGGTGCGCGCGGGTGTAGTAGTTCACCCCGATGAACTCCACGGAGTCCCGCGCGCCAGGGATGTCCACGCGGGTGGAGGCCACGCCCGGCATGGTGACGCGCAGCTTGCCGGTGGCCAGCGCCTCGTGGAACGCATGGTTGTAGGCCTGGGCCCCGAGCCTCACCAGCGCACGGTCCAAGGGGTGCCACCACCGGTCCGGCGCGAAGGCGAGCATGTTCTGGGAGATGCCCAGCTCCACGCGGCCCAGCCGGGACAACAGTTCCTCCCGGGCGGCCACGTGCGAGCGCACCAGGTTCTCCATGGCCCGCATGGTGGTGGGGCCATCCGCGAGGCCCGGAGGAATGGCGCCCTGCAGATACCCCCCCAACAGCAGCACCATGGGCTCGTTGAAGGAGATGACCAGCGCGTCCAGCCCCTCCAGCAGCGCCGCGCACCGCTTCGCGTACCGCCGGAAGACGTCCACGCTGGCCGGCTGGTGCCACGGTGTCTCCCGGTGGAACCAGGTGGGGTGCGTGAAGTGGTGGAGCGTCACCACCGGCCGCAGGCCATGGGCCTTCATCTTCAGGAGCCGCTCCCGGTAGGACTCCAGCGCCGCCTCGTCGAAGCGCCCGCGTTCCGGCTCGATGCGCGCCCACTCCAGGGAGATGCGGAACGCGGTGGCGCCCACCGCCCGGGCCAGGGCGTAGTCCTCCTCGTAGCGGTTCCAGTGGTCCACCGCGGGGCCGCAGCGAGCGTCCGGCTCCTTCAGCTTCCCGGCGCGTTCCCACTCGGCCCAGTCGTTCTCGATGCCGCCCTCCACCTGGTACGCGGCGGTCGCGACGCCGAAGGTGAAGTCCGCGGGGAAGGTCTGCTCGGTGGCGCTCATGTGGTGGCGAACCGTAGACGCCGCACCCCACGACGAAAAGCGCCGCGTCGCTCGCGCGCATGCGCCGCGGCATGCGCCAACGTCGTGCTCGAAAGTGGCCGAAACGTGTCCGGAGCCGGAAACTCGGCCTCGCGCGCGACACCTCGGATGCGCTCGCGAGTGTCCGCGAGGTGGCGTTCGGCACCTCCGGACGCGCTCGATGCCGAAAAATCGGCCTCGCACGCGATGCAATACATCACCATGCGTTGACACACTGGCATGTCGCCCGTACCATTCACTTCAAGCACTCACTCCCATCAAGAAGAGTGCAGGGCCTCGGTTGACCTGGGGCCAACCACTGAACTGGAGGATTCTGATGGCCGCTAAGAAGAAGACCGCTGCGAAGTCCGCGACCAAGAAGGCTGCCAAGACCGCGAAGGCCACGAAGGCGGCGAAGTCGGCGAAGAAGACGACCGCTCGCAAGACGGCTGGCAAGACCGCGACCAAGAAGGCGGCCGCCAAGAAGACCACCCGCAAGGCGGCCAAGAAGGCCCCGGCTCGCAAGCGCACCACCAAGGCCAAGACGGTGGCGGCCCCGGTTACGCCGGAGTCCTGAGCAGTCCCGTCGTCATGAGCGGACGGTAGTTGACGTCCGGTGAACGGCTCGGCGAAACCCGCCGGGCCGTTTTCATTTTCAGGACCCGGAGTGCCCCATGTCGCTGCGTCCCGTGGAGCTGGAGCAGGTGGTGGCGGAGCTGGCGGAGCGCCTCACTGGCGCGGTGGCGCAGAAGGCCTGGTGTCCCCTTCCCAGGCTCGCCTACGTGGAGCTTCGCGTCCCGGGCAAATCCATCCTGTTGTGCCTGTGCGCGGAAGGTGACCTGGCCCGGGTGTCCGTGGCGGATGATCGCTTCCCCACGCCGGGCGAGCCCGCCCCCTTCCAGCGGTGGCTGCGTCAGGAGCTGACAGGCTTCAAGCTCCAGGGCGCCCGCTTCATGGAAGCCGAGCGCGTGGTGGCCTTCGACTTCGAGCGCGAGGACGTGCGCCGGCGCCTCCTTCTGGAGGTGGGCGCGCCCGGTGGTCTGCTGCTGCTCAGCGACACCGGCCGCGTGCTGATGCTCTCCGGTGAGGGCTTCGCGCAGCGCCGGGGCCTGCATCCGGGCGCGGCGTGGACGCCGCCGGAGCCGCCGCCGCCCGAGGCCCGCGAGAAGGCCCGGAGCCAACCCTCGCGGCTCGCTCCCCAGGACTCGGATGCGCTGCCGTATTCCCAGGCCGCGGAGCGCCTGCTCGGAGCGCGCGACAAGGCCAGCCGCTCGGAGACCATCCGCCGCCGGTTGGCGCAGCCGTACCGCGCGCGCCTCAAGCGCGCCTCCCGCACGTTGGAGAAGGTGCGCGCCGAGGCGGCCCGCGGCCCGGACGCGGAGAAGCACCGCGAAGTGGGCGAGCTGCTGGCGCAGAACCTCTACCTCCTCAAGCGTGGCGCCACCGAGGCGGTGCTCACCGCCTATACAGAGGAGGGCGCGAAGGAGGTTCGGGTGACGCTGGACCCGAAGCGCACCCCGAAGGAGGAGGCGGACTGGCACTTCCACCAGTACCGGCGGCTGCTGCGGGGCGTGGAGCAGGCGCGTCATCGCGAGGCGGAGCTGGCGCGCGAGGTGGCGCACGCGCAGCAGGCGCTCACGCAGATTGAGCGGATGGAGGACGCCGCGCTGCTGTCGCAGGCGGAGGTGCTTCAGCTCCCCAGTGGGGGCGAGGGTGCGCGGGAGGGCCGGCCCTTCAAGGAGTACGTGGGCCATGGCGGGGCGCGCATCTGGGTGGGGCGCGGCTCGGAGGACAACGACGCGCTCACCTTCAAGGTGGCCAGACCCTGGCATCTGTGGCTCCACGCGCGCGGTGTCCCGGGCAGCCACGTGGTGCTGCCGCTGGAGAAGGGGCAGGAGGTGGCGCAGGAGGTGTTGCTGGACGCGGCGCACCTGGCGCTGCACCACTCCGGGGCCAAGGGCGAGCCGCGCGGCGAGGTGAGCTACGTGCCCGCGAAGTTCGTGCGCAAGGTGAAGGGCGGCGCGCCGGGGCAGGTGACCTTCACGCGCGAGAAGACCTTCGTGGTGCGCATGGAGCCCGAGCGCCTGGAGCGGCTCCTCAAGTCCCGGCACGCGGAGCCGCCCGCACCGTGAGGGCGCGTCGTACGCTCGCCTGCCCTTCCCTCCTGTTAGTGGACGCTGCGTGCGAGCGCGGTTGACGGGCTGACGGTGAGGAGGCGGGCAGGGGACCGCCGCCCTTGAGTCCCCGGAAGTGCGGGGTACGATGCGCAGCCGCGTGTCCCCCGAGCAATTTCGCCAGACGTCGCTCTTCCCTCGAGGTCTCTCCGCCGCCAGCCGCGCGGCGGAGGGCACGGCCGCACCCCGGCCCGAGGGGGGACCTGCCGCGCCCGTGGCGCCCGCGCCGCGGCCCGTCGCGCCGCCCGTGCCCATGCCGCAGCGCAACCTCCCGCCCGACGATGCACCCCGCATCGTCACGCGTCCGCCCACGCGGGAGGAGCTGTGGTCCCGGGCTGAATCGCTGGCCTGGCGGCTGAGCGCCGAGCTGGGCATGCCGGTGCGCCTGTCGGTGACGGACAACCGCTCCACCATGGTGTCCTTCCGCCGGGGCTCCGCGGTGCTGGCGCTGCGGCTGCACCACATGTTCCTGGACGCGCCGGAGCCGGTGGTGCGCGCGGTGGCGGACTACGCGGGCCGGGGACACCGCACCGCGGGCGCCATCCTGGACGAGTACATCCGCGGTCAGCAGCCGCGCATCCGCCAGATGCGCCGCGAATCCGACGCGGACCTCAACCCGCGCGGGCGCTGTTTCGACCTCCAGGCGCTTTACGACGCCACCAACCGAGATTTTTTCCAGGGCCTCATCCAGGCCCGGATTGGCTGGGGGCGCATGCCTCCGCGCCGCCGTCGCAAGTCCATCCGCCTGGGCGTCTACGACCACCAGACGCGTGAGATTCGCATCCACCCGGCGCTGGACACCCCCGAGGTGCCTTCCTTCTTCGTGGAGTTCATCATCTTCCACGAGATGCTCCACCAGCTCTTCCCGAGCACGGGCCGGGGTGGCCGCCGCGTGCATCACCCGCGTGCCTTCCGCGAACGCGAGCGAACATTCCCGCATTACGCCGCCGCACTGCGTTGGGAGCGGGAGAACCTGGGCGTGCTGTTGCGCGGATGAGCGCCGCGTCGTTCGCTGGCTCATTTACCGTTTTACCGAGCGAAGCGGCGCATGCAGCGTGCTTGACGCTGCCGTGAGGGAAACCCATCCTCACGAGCTCTATGCGAAGAGCGAAGATTGTCTGCACCCTCGGTCCCGCCAGCCAGAGCCAGGAGATGCTCGAAGCGCTCCTGGAGAACGGCATGGACGTGGCTCGCCTGAACTTCTCCCACGGCAGCCACGAGCAGCACGCGGAGAACATCGCGAAGCTGCGCGCCGCGTCGCTGAAGGTTCGCAAGGCGGTGGGCATCCTCGGCGACCTGCAAGGCCCGAAGATTCGCACTGGCCGTTTCGTGAAGGGCAGCACCGAGCTGAAGGAAGGCGGCACCTTCCACATCACCACGGATGAAACGGTCCCGGGCACGGACGAAATCGTGTCCACGACGTACCCGTTCCTGGCCGCGGACGTGAATCCGGGGGACCGCATCCTCCTGGATGACGGCCTGCTGGAGCTGAAGGTCCTGGAGACGGACAAGCAGAAGCTCATCCGCACGCAGGTCATCCACGGCGGCACGCTGAAGAACAACAAGGGCATCAACCTGCCCGGCGTGGCGGTGCGCGCGGAGGCGCTGACGCCGAAGGACCGTGAGGACCTGGTGTTCGGGATCAAGGCCGGCGTGGATTACATCGCGCTGTCCTTCGTGCGCCAGCCGTCCGACCTGGACACCGCGCGCCAGGCCATGGCCGAGGTGGGCCGCACGGTGCCCATCATCGCCAAGCTGGAGAAGCCGGAGGCCATTGCCCGGCTGGACGCCATCCTGGACAAGACGGACGGCGTGATGGTGGCGCGCGGCGACCTGGGCGTGGAGATTCCCCCCGAGGAAGTGCCGGCCGTCCAGAAGGACATCATCCGGCGCTCCAACCTGCGCGGCCTGCCCGTCATCGTGGCCACGCAGATGCTGAACTCCATGATTGATAACCCGCGCCCCACGCGCGCCGAGGCCAGCGACGTGGCCAACGCCGTGTTCGACGGCGCGGACGCGGTGATGCTGTCGGGCGAGACGGCCAGCGGCAAGTTCCCCATCGAGTCCGTGCAGATGATGGAGCGCATCATCCTGGCGGCCGAGTCCTCCGCGCGCACGACGCAGTCGCTGATGCGCGTGCTGGAGACGCCGGTGGGGCTGCCCAACCACTTCCCGGACGTCATCGCGCGCGTGGCCTGCGAGGCGGCCAAGGCGAGCAACGCCTCGCTCATCGCGGCCTTCACGCTGTCGGGTGTGACGGCGCGCCTGCTGTCGCACTACCGGCCCCCGGTGCCGATTGTCGCCTTCAGCCCCAACCAGGAAGTGCGCCGCCGGCTGTCGCTGTTGTGGGGCGTGGTGCCGCGCGTGCTGGAGCCCACCCAGGACACCGAGGCCATGGTGAAGCGCGTGGAGGAAGAGCTCCTGGCGCGAGGCCTGGGCCGCAAGGGCGACCGCATCGTCATCGTGTTCGGCGCGCCCGTGGGGCAGCCGGGCAAGATCAACAGCCTGCGCCTGCACACCATCCAGGGCTGAGCGGCTACTTGATTCCCTGGAGGACCTTCCGGGGGATGTCGGCCTCGATGAAGACGGTATAGAGCGCCGGGTCCAACTGCCCGGCGTCGGACTCGCGCCGGAGGATGTCGAGCGCGAGCGTGTGCGGCACGGCCTTCTTGTAGGGCCGGTCGCTGGCGGTGAGCGCGTCGTAGATGTCGCAGATGGACATCATCCGTGACTGGACGGGGATGTCCTTCTCCGCGCGGGGGTAGCCGGTGCCATCCAGCTTCTCGTGGTGGGCGTAGGCAATCTCCGGCACCCGGCGCAGCGTGCGCGTCCACGGAATCTGGGACAGGAAGCGGTAGGTGTGCTCGACGTGGCTCTCGATTTCGCGGCGCTCCTCGGGGGAGAGCGTGCCGCGGGCGATGGAGAGCGACTGGATTTCCCCCGGCAGCAGCAGCGGCTGGGCCTTGTCGTGGGCATCCAGGAAGCGCAGCGCACCCAGCTCGTGGAGCCGCTCGAAGTTGCCCTGCGCGAGCACGGTGGGGCGGTTGCAGGAGAGGATGAACTCCAGCACCTCGTCCAACTGCCACGACTCGCGGGCGAGCCGCTCCTCTTCCTCGGCCTCGATTTCCGCCAGGTTCGCCTGGCCGCGAATCTTCACCGCTTCCAAGCGGCGGCGGTAGCTCTGGAGCTGCAAGTCCTTCCGGGCGAGCTGGAAGCGGGCGCGCAGGCCTTCGAGCTCATGCGGGTAGAGCTTCTCCGCCTTCACCAGCACGGGCTCGCGCACGCCCACCTTGCCGAAGTCGTGCAGCAATGAGGCGTAGCGCAGCTCCTGAATCTCCCCGGCGGAGAAGCGCGTGTGGGCGTAGGGGCCGGTGGACAGGTGCTCGAGCGCCTGGGCCATGGCCACGGTGAGGTCGGCCACGCGGCCGGAGTGACCGGCGGTGGTCGGGTCTCTGGATTCGATGGCGACGACGGAGGCGGAGACGAAGCCCTCGAAGAGGCGGTTGATGTCCTCGTGGAGGAGGGCGTTCTCGATGGCGCCCGCGGCCTGGGCGCCCAGGGCGAGCAGCAGCTCCTCGTCCTCGGCGTTGAAGCTGGCGCCGTCCAGCTTGTTGAGGGCCTGGATGACGCCCGTCACCTCGCCGCCGGCGTCGCGCATGGGGACGCAGAGGATGGTCTTCGTCTGGTAGCCGCTGGAGACGTCGAACGAGCGGTTGAAGCGAGCGTCGGCGTAGGCGTCGGGGATGTTGATGACGGCGCCCGTCTGGGCCACCTGTCCGGCGACGCCGCTGCCCACCGGGAGGCGGATTTCGCTCTTGGAGCCCTGGGCCACCTTGCTCCACAGCTCGTTGCGCTCGCGGTCCAGGATGAAGAGCGAGCAGCGGTCCGCCTCCACCACCTTGGTGGCCTCGAAGAGGATGAGCGGCAGGAGCAGGTCGAGGTCGCGCTCGGCGCTCATCGCCTTCGCGACATCCAGGATGGACGTGAGCTTCGCCAGGCGGCGGTTCAGCTCGGGCTGTGGGGCGGGTTGAGCGAGCACCGGCGGCTCCGTGAGAAGCGGCCAGCGGCCGCGAAGGGCTACAAAGTTCTAGCACGGGTAGACAGCACACTGCCTCGGGGGACCCACCTGGCAGGTCCCTGGCTGTCTGGTGGACGTCGCCGCGTTGCGTTCAGCCTTATCCAGCGCGCGGGTTGCGGTTATGAAGCGCGGCATGAGCCGCCGCCCCGTTCGCATCTCTCCTTCGCTTTTGTCCTGTGACTTCGGCCGCTTGGCCGAAGAGGTCCGCGCCATCGAAGCCGCTGGTGCGGATTGGATTCACGTGGATGTCATGGATGGCCGCTTTGTGCCGAACATCACGATTGGCCCCGTGGTGGTGGAGGCCATCAAGCGGGTGGCGACGAAGCCGTTGGACGTGCACCTGATGATTGTGGAGCCGGAGCGCTACGTGGAGGCCTTCGTGAAGGCGGGGGCGGACGTGCTGACGGTGCACGTGGAGGCCAGTCCGCATCTGCACCGGACGCTTCAGCAGATTCGCAATGCCGGGGCGAAGCCGGCGGTGGTGTTGAACCCGGGCACGCCGCTGTCGGCCATCGAGGAGGTGCTGGGCGACGTGGACATGGTGCTGCTGATGAGCGTGAACCCGGGCTTCGGCGGGCAGAGCTTCATCGAGTCCACGGTGGAGAGGGTGCGCCGGCTGCGCGGGATGTTGGATGCGCGCGGGCTGAAGGACGTGGACATCGAGGTGGACGGCGGCATCAACGCCACCACGGCGAAGCGGGTGGTGGAGGCCGGGGCCACGGTGCTGGTGGCGGGCAGCTACGTCTTCGGCTCGAAGGACTACGCGGAGGCCATCCGCTCGCTGCGCTCGTGAGGCGCGGCGGACTTCAGGTGCGAGGGCGCGCCACGGAGGAGGCGAGCCGGGCGACGCGGGTCATGAAGGTGGGGTCGAAGGGCTTCACCTCGTAGTCGTCGGCGCCGAGCTCGAAGCAGACGTGGCGGGTGAACTGGTCCTCGACGGCGCTGAGGATGATGACCTTGCAGTCGCGGGTGTTGGGGTCCTGCTTGAGCTGGGCGAGCAAGTCCCGGCCGTCCTGGTGCTGGTTGATGTCCAGGATGATGACGGCCGGCCGGTGCTCGCGGGCGAGCTCCAGGACGCGCTCGGACGTGGTGTCCGAGATGCAGTTCAGCCCGGAGCGTTTCCCCTCGCGGGCGAGGGCGGAGACGATGAGGGGTTCGTCATCGGAGATGAGGACGACGGGGGGCGGCGTCATGGCATCGCGGTGCAACAATGCAGGCTGCCTCGTGAGTGTAGCAGGGAGGGAAACTGTCCGGGAGTACAGGAAATTCGTGGTCTTGGGAAGCGGAGTCGGGGGCCACCCGGGCAGCGCCCGGCTGCCTGCTCCCTCTGAGCGGGGAGGGGTGGAAGAAAAGGTGATCCGAGGACGTTGACTCGGCTGGGCGGCTCGGGTACTACCGCCCGCACTTCGCCGGTCCCGAGAAGGACCGTCCGGCGAGGCGACATATCGGGGAGTGGCTCAGCCTGGTAGAGCACTTGGTTCGGGACCAAGGGGTCGCAGGTTCAAATCCTGTCTCCCCGACCACGTCATGAAGCGGGCTGG contains:
- the pyk gene encoding pyruvate kinase; this translates as MRRAKIVCTLGPASQSQEMLEALLENGMDVARLNFSHGSHEQHAENIAKLRAASLKVRKAVGILGDLQGPKIRTGRFVKGSTELKEGGTFHITTDETVPGTDEIVSTTYPFLAADVNPGDRILLDDGLLELKVLETDKQKLIRTQVIHGGTLKNNKGINLPGVAVRAEALTPKDREDLVFGIKAGVDYIALSFVRQPSDLDTARQAMAEVGRTVPIIAKLEKPEAIARLDAILDKTDGVMVARGDLGVEIPPEEVPAVQKDIIRRSNLRGLPVIVATQMLNSMIDNPRPTRAEASDVANAVFDGADAVMLSGETASGKFPIESVQMMERIILAAESSARTTQSLMRVLETPVGLPNHFPDVIARVACEAAKASNASLIAAFTLSGVTARLLSHYRPPVPIVAFSPNQEVRRRLSLLWGVVPRVLEPTQDTEAMVKRVEEELLARGLGRKGDRIVIVFGAPVGQPGKINSLRLHTIQG
- the rpe gene encoding ribulose-phosphate 3-epimerase, with amino-acid sequence MSRRPVRISPSLLSCDFGRLAEEVRAIEAAGADWIHVDVMDGRFVPNITIGPVVVEAIKRVATKPLDVHLMIVEPERYVEAFVKAGADVLTVHVEASPHLHRTLQQIRNAGAKPAVVLNPGTPLSAIEEVLGDVDMVLLMSVNPGFGGQSFIESTVERVRRLRGMLDARGLKDVDIEVDGGINATTAKRVVEAGATVLVAGSYVFGSKDYAEAIRSLRS
- a CDS encoding response regulator, giving the protein MTPPPVVLISDDEPLIVSALAREGKRSGLNCISDTTSERVLELAREHRPAVIILDINQHQDGRDLLAQLKQDPNTRDCKVIILSAVEDQFTRHVCFELGADDYEVKPFDPTFMTRVARLASSVARPRT
- a CDS encoding NFACT RNA binding domain-containing protein, giving the protein MSLRPVELEQVVAELAERLTGAVAQKAWCPLPRLAYVELRVPGKSILLCLCAEGDLARVSVADDRFPTPGEPAPFQRWLRQELTGFKLQGARFMEAERVVAFDFEREDVRRRLLLEVGAPGGLLLLSDTGRVLMLSGEGFAQRRGLHPGAAWTPPEPPPPEAREKARSQPSRLAPQDSDALPYSQAAERLLGARDKASRSETIRRRLAQPYRARLKRASRTLEKVRAEAARGPDAEKHREVGELLAQNLYLLKRGATEAVLTAYTEEGAKEVRVTLDPKRTPKEEADWHFHQYRRLLRGVEQARHREAELAREVAHAQQALTQIERMEDAALLSQAEVLQLPSGGEGAREGRPFKEYVGHGGARIWVGRGSEDNDALTFKVARPWHLWLHARGVPGSHVVLPLEKGQEVAQEVLLDAAHLALHHSGAKGEPRGEVSYVPAKFVRKVKGGAPGQVTFTREKTFVVRMEPERLERLLKSRHAEPPAP
- a CDS encoding GAF and HD-GYP domain-containing protein codes for the protein MLAQPAPQPELNRRLAKLTSILDVAKAMSAERDLDLLLPLILFEATKVVEADRCSLFILDRERNELWSKVAQGSKSEIRLPVGSGVAGQVAQTGAVINIPDAYADARFNRSFDVSSGYQTKTILCVPMRDAGGEVTGVIQALNKLDGASFNAEDEELLLALGAQAAGAIENALLHEDINRLFEGFVSASVVAIESRDPTTAGHSGRVADLTVAMAQALEHLSTGPYAHTRFSAGEIQELRYASLLHDFGKVGVREPVLVKAEKLYPHELEGLRARFQLARKDLQLQSYRRRLEAVKIRGQANLAEIEAEEEERLARESWQLDEVLEFILSCNRPTVLAQGNFERLHELGALRFLDAHDKAQPLLLPGEIQSLSIARGTLSPEERREIESHVEHTYRFLSQIPWTRTLRRVPEIAYAHHEKLDGTGYPRAEKDIPVQSRMMSICDIYDALTASDRPYKKAVPHTLALDILRRESDAGQLDPALYTVFIEADIPRKVLQGIK